A window of Burkholderia ubonensis contains these coding sequences:
- a CDS encoding NAD-dependent succinate-semialdehyde dehydrogenase codes for MSSGVRHDYAPLRLYIDGRFHDADGRRTQPVVDPGTARVLGELPHATAHDIDAAVQAAHRAFVTWRHESPLVRSDILRRAAALARERAETIGRHITMDQGKPLREAIAEVVSAAEQLEWHAEEGRRTYGRVVPARSPDVMQTVLREPIGVCAAFSPWNFPFSQAMHKIAAALASGCTLVLKGPEESPSAIVALAQLFHDAGLPPGCLNIVWGVPGDVSKQLIEAPLVRKISFTGSVPVGKQLAALAASLMKRMTMELGGHAPVLVCADADVERAAAMLAAYKFRNAGQVCVSPTRFFVQRAAFDRFVCAYLDAVGTIRVGYGLDAGVTMGPLAHARRVDEIDAFVADATAKGAQIATGGMRLPGPGHYFAPTVVLGPARDTRLMNDEPFGPIVGIVPFDDLDDALAEANRLPFGLASYAFTTSARNAHRISRALEAGMVNINHFGMGPAEIPFGGVKDSGFGSEGGTEAFDGYLVTKFVTQMN; via the coding sequence ATGAGCTCCGGCGTCCGACACGACTACGCGCCGCTTCGGCTGTACATCGACGGCAGGTTCCACGATGCCGACGGCCGGCGCACGCAACCGGTCGTCGATCCCGGGACCGCACGCGTGCTCGGCGAGCTGCCGCATGCGACGGCGCACGACATCGACGCCGCGGTGCAGGCCGCGCATCGCGCATTCGTCACGTGGCGGCACGAGTCGCCGCTCGTGCGTTCCGACATCCTGCGTCGCGCCGCCGCGCTCGCGCGCGAGCGCGCCGAGACCATCGGCCGGCACATCACGATGGACCAGGGCAAGCCGCTTCGCGAGGCGATCGCCGAGGTCGTGTCGGCGGCCGAGCAGCTCGAATGGCATGCGGAGGAGGGACGCCGCACCTACGGGCGGGTCGTGCCGGCCCGTTCCCCGGACGTCATGCAGACGGTGCTGCGCGAGCCGATCGGCGTATGCGCGGCGTTCTCGCCGTGGAATTTCCCGTTCAGCCAGGCGATGCACAAGATCGCGGCCGCGCTGGCGTCGGGATGCACGCTGGTGCTGAAAGGGCCGGAGGAATCGCCGAGCGCGATCGTCGCGCTCGCGCAGCTGTTTCACGATGCCGGCTTGCCGCCCGGCTGCCTGAACATCGTCTGGGGCGTGCCGGGCGACGTATCGAAGCAGCTGATCGAAGCGCCGCTGGTGCGCAAGATTTCGTTCACCGGATCGGTGCCCGTCGGCAAGCAACTGGCGGCGCTCGCCGCGTCGCTGATGAAGCGCATGACGATGGAGCTGGGCGGTCATGCGCCGGTGCTCGTCTGCGCGGACGCCGACGTCGAGCGCGCCGCGGCGATGCTGGCCGCGTACAAGTTTCGCAACGCCGGGCAGGTGTGCGTATCGCCGACGCGGTTCTTCGTGCAGCGCGCGGCGTTCGACCGGTTCGTCTGCGCCTATCTCGACGCGGTGGGCACGATCCGCGTCGGCTACGGGCTGGACGCGGGCGTGACGATGGGGCCGCTCGCGCATGCGCGGCGCGTGGACGAGATCGACGCCTTCGTGGCCGATGCAACGGCCAAAGGCGCGCAGATCGCCACGGGCGGCATGCGCCTGCCGGGGCCCGGCCACTATTTCGCGCCGACGGTCGTGCTCGGCCCGGCGCGCGATACGCGGCTGATGAACGACGAGCCGTTTGGCCCGATCGTGGGCATCGTGCCGTTCGACGATCTCGACGATGCGCTCGCCGAAGCCAACCGCCTGCCGTTCGGACTCGCGTCGTACGCGTTCACGACGTCGGCGCGCAACGCGCACCGGATCAGCCGCGCGCTCGAGGCCGGCATGGTCAACATCAATCACTTCGGCATGGGGCCGGCGGAAATCCCGTTCGGCGGCGTGAAGGACAGCGGCTTCGGCAGCGAAGGCGGCACGGAAGCGTTCGACGGCTATCTCGTCACGAAATTCGTCACGCAGATGAATTGA